From one Deltaproteobacteria bacterium genomic stretch:
- a CDS encoding cold shock domain-containing protein, protein MAQGTVKWFNDAKGYGFIAQEGGPDVFVHFSAIKAEGFRSLKEGERVEFEITEGPKGPQAANVTKA, encoded by the coding sequence TGGTTCAACGACGCGAAGGGGTACGGCTTCATCGCACAGGAAGGCGGCCCGGATGTCTTCGTGCACTTCAGCGCGATCAAGGCGGAAGGGTTCCGGTCGCTGAAGGAAGGCGAGCGCGTCGAGTTCGAGATCACCGAAGGCCCCAAGGGTCCGCAGGCGGCCAACGTCACGAAGGCGTGA